One Streptomyces lincolnensis genomic region harbors:
- a CDS encoding glycosyltransferase family 2 protein: MSDPQPDEEIRQGITVVVPVKGRVELMRRLLESLAAAVPYCAEPAEVVVVDDSPETEAAEHRANCRRYDARYVEGPSHVGAKRNLGARLARYDLVCFIDSDCRADPELLDRHVKALRTAPPEVAAIAGPAVLAEGDTVVYRLMRRSWLLNGHHEDPRRYTRMTSAATCNLAVRREVFQAVGGFPENSPHPTGGEDVEFGLRLIDAGHYTACEPTAVVTHDSASSDTFGAVFRRLTNYGRSEQWLCVVRPERRRRRVNPVSTLALTTVAALATSRRTRGRSLLAVPAAFGVLLAAQARPLLGDDRSVRALAESAGCAMLEWIFDLGAVDGAVRERRPGLLFAGFSWPDDTAHLRTGEQ, translated from the coding sequence ATGAGTGACCCGCAGCCCGACGAGGAGATCCGACAGGGCATCACCGTGGTCGTGCCCGTGAAGGGACGGGTGGAACTGATGCGCAGACTGCTGGAGAGCCTCGCCGCCGCCGTCCCGTACTGCGCCGAGCCCGCCGAGGTGGTCGTGGTGGACGACTCACCGGAGACCGAGGCGGCCGAGCACCGCGCGAACTGCCGTCGTTACGACGCCAGGTACGTCGAGGGACCCTCCCACGTCGGTGCCAAGCGCAACCTGGGCGCGCGCCTCGCCCGGTACGACCTGGTCTGCTTCATCGACTCCGACTGCCGGGCGGACCCGGAGCTGCTCGACCGGCACGTGAAGGCGTTGCGTACCGCTCCCCCCGAGGTGGCCGCGATCGCGGGACCCGCCGTGCTCGCCGAGGGCGACACGGTCGTGTACCGCCTGATGCGCCGGTCGTGGCTGCTCAACGGTCACCACGAGGACCCCCGGCGCTATACCCGCATGACCAGTGCGGCCACCTGCAATCTCGCCGTGCGGCGTGAGGTGTTCCAGGCCGTGGGGGGGTTCCCGGAGAACTCCCCGCATCCGACCGGAGGCGAGGACGTCGAGTTCGGGCTGAGGCTGATCGATGCCGGCCATTACACCGCGTGCGAGCCGACGGCCGTCGTCACGCACGACAGCGCCAGCAGCGACACCTTCGGCGCGGTGTTCCGGCGGCTGACGAACTACGGGCGCTCCGAGCAGTGGCTGTGCGTCGTCCGGCCGGAGCGCCGGCGCCGGCGCGTGAACCCGGTCAGTACGCTCGCCCTGACCACCGTGGCGGCCCTGGCCACGAGCCGTCGCACGCGCGGACGCAGTCTGCTGGCCGTGCCGGCCGCCTTCGGGGTGTTGCTGGCGGCGCAGGCCCGGCCGCTGCTCGGCGACGACAGGTCGGTACGGGCGCTGGCGGAGTCCGCCGGCTGCGCGATGCTGGAGTGGATCTTCGACCTGGGCGCGGTCGACGGGGCCGTACGGGAACGCCGGCCCGGGCTGCTCTTCGCCGGCTTCTCCTGGCCGGACGACACCGCCCACCTCCGTACCGGGGAGCAGTGA
- a CDS encoding DegT/DnrJ/EryC1/StrS family aminotransferase translates to MALPQLSAPRLAIDGGPPVRDGRTPWPEWPQRADDAPQALLSVLDSGRWAISSPYRGELAERRFAAMFAEYTGTRYCVPTDHGSSALVIALESLGLEHGERVLVPALTWTASATAVLRAGLVPVLVDVDPWTGCVGPDAVDPTVDARALLVVHWACGMADVPALSSVTDPLGMSVIEDAAQAHGARWQGRAAGSLGRLGCFSMQQGKVLTCGEGGAVVTNDDALAPVLEELRADSRRYRPTPREGALELVDTASTMGSNYCLGEFASALLCSQLRLLDRQHAVRNNNYQRLAAALSGVSGVRLLRHRPEQDRLSLYEIPIVFDPLPGDMGNAWVADALSAELGVHVYTPRVPLSRSPLLRPWTKPTVTPLADRFVAVHRGRTYPGAEYLSSHSILLHHSAFLGGERDMDDIAAAVEKVADRIRSRTARPRVGAAPLEVGHE, encoded by the coding sequence ATGGCTCTACCCCAGCTCTCTGCACCTCGTCTCGCCATCGACGGTGGTCCACCGGTCCGTGACGGGCGCACGCCGTGGCCCGAGTGGCCGCAGCGGGCGGACGACGCGCCGCAGGCGTTGCTGTCCGTGCTGGACAGCGGAAGGTGGGCGATCAGCAGCCCCTACCGTGGTGAACTCGCCGAGCGCCGCTTCGCGGCGATGTTCGCCGAGTACACCGGCACGCGGTACTGCGTCCCGACCGACCACGGCTCCAGCGCCCTGGTGATCGCACTGGAGTCCCTCGGCCTGGAGCACGGTGAGCGTGTGCTCGTACCGGCGCTGACCTGGACCGCTTCGGCAACCGCGGTGCTGAGGGCCGGCCTTGTGCCGGTACTGGTCGATGTCGATCCCTGGACCGGGTGCGTGGGTCCCGACGCGGTGGACCCCACCGTGGACGCGCGGGCGCTGCTGGTCGTGCACTGGGCCTGCGGCATGGCCGATGTGCCGGCTCTGTCCTCGGTCACCGACCCGCTGGGCATGTCGGTGATCGAGGACGCTGCCCAGGCGCACGGAGCACGGTGGCAGGGCCGCGCCGCGGGATCGCTGGGCAGGCTCGGCTGCTTCAGCATGCAGCAGGGCAAGGTCCTCACCTGTGGCGAGGGCGGGGCCGTCGTCACCAACGACGACGCACTCGCCCCGGTCCTGGAGGAACTGCGCGCGGACTCTCGGCGCTACCGGCCGACGCCCCGGGAGGGCGCCCTCGAATTGGTGGACACCGCCTCCACCATGGGCTCCAACTACTGTCTGGGAGAGTTCGCCTCGGCCCTGCTCTGCTCCCAACTGCGGTTGCTCGACCGGCAGCACGCGGTGCGCAACAACAACTACCAGCGGCTGGCCGCCGCGCTGTCCGGAGTGTCCGGGGTACGGCTGCTGCGCCATCGGCCCGAGCAGGACCGGTTGTCGTTGTACGAGATACCGATCGTCTTCGACCCTCTGCCGGGGGACATGGGCAACGCCTGGGTGGCCGACGCGCTGTCCGCCGAACTCGGCGTCCATGTCTACACCCCGCGCGTTCCGTTGTCGCGCAGCCCCCTGCTGCGCCCGTGGACGAAGCCGACCGTCACCCCGCTCGCCGACCGCTTCGTCGCGGTCCACCGCGGACGAACCTATCCCGGCGCGGAGTACCTGTCCTCCCACTCGATCCTGCTGCACCACAGCGCCTTCCTGGGTGGCGAACGGGATATGGACGACATCGCGGCAGCCGTCGAAAAGGTCGCGGACCGCATCCGTTCCCGGACCGCCCGCCCCCGGGTCGGCGCGGCCCCCCTGGAGGTCGGACATGAGTGA
- a CDS encoding LysR family transcriptional regulator, protein MDTPQLEAFLAVVDVGSFTRAAARLGVSQPAVTNRVRGLEQSLGTELLRRLPHGVTPTPAGDELVPYARDIVALTTRALRVVASRDRPCGTVRVGTLGSLTGHRLLPLIEYVYLRYPDVEISMCSPTDGDALSHVRDGRFDCAFFVDCVRRHKDLETRLLCPEPLVLVAGPDHPLTASDHVCAEDLRGATLVRSDQYAAYHRRFEQAIGVSRPAELRLFALDSFDAVKRSVANGIGVALVPEVAVEKDLLSGDLRRVAWTPPFETCTQVAWRRNNPRNPALDVLVQAAARVVEEQLSDRLQATG, encoded by the coding sequence ATGGACACGCCGCAGCTCGAGGCGTTCCTCGCCGTCGTCGACGTGGGGAGCTTCACCAGGGCGGCCGCCCGGCTCGGGGTTTCACAACCCGCGGTGACCAACAGAGTGCGAGGTCTGGAGCAGAGCCTGGGGACCGAACTGCTCAGGAGACTTCCCCACGGCGTCACGCCGACCCCGGCCGGCGACGAACTCGTCCCGTACGCCCGGGACATCGTGGCACTGACCACGCGCGCGCTGCGCGTCGTCGCCTCACGGGACCGGCCCTGCGGCACAGTCCGGGTCGGCACCCTCGGCAGTCTGACCGGCCACCGGCTGCTGCCCCTGATCGAGTACGTGTACCTGCGCTACCCGGACGTGGAGATCTCCATGTGCTCCCCGACCGACGGGGACGCTCTGTCCCACGTCCGGGACGGCCGCTTCGACTGCGCCTTCTTCGTGGACTGCGTGCGCCGCCACAAGGACCTGGAGACCCGCCTCCTCTGCCCCGAACCGCTGGTTCTCGTGGCGGGGCCGGACCACCCGCTCACCGCGTCCGACCACGTCTGCGCAGAGGACCTGCGCGGTGCCACACTGGTCCGCTCCGATCAGTACGCCGCCTACCACCGCCGCTTCGAGCAGGCCATCGGGGTGTCACGGCCCGCCGAACTGCGGCTGTTCGCGCTGGACTCGTTCGACGCGGTGAAGCGGAGCGTCGCCAACGGCATCGGCGTCGCCCTGGTGCCGGAGGTCGCCGTGGAGAAGGACCTCCTCTCCGGAGATCTGCGCCGGGTCGCCTGGACCCCGCCGTTCGAGACGTGCACCCAGGTGGCCTGGCGGCGGAACAACCCGCGCAACCCCGCGCTGGACGTGCTGGTACAGGCCGCAGCGCGAGTGGTGGAGGAGCAGTTGTCGGACCGCCTGCAGGCGACCGGCTGA
- a CDS encoding acyl carrier protein: MEEVQLVVKTVLSQVLDNGTRAADIQPDTDLRDYGLDSLKAVALLLGVEEALRVELRPDVLDTQPCTVRSLSTHLSSLASRSA, encoded by the coding sequence ATGGAAGAAGTCCAGCTTGTCGTGAAGACCGTCCTCTCACAGGTCCTCGACAACGGCACCCGGGCAGCCGACATCCAGCCGGACACGGACCTGAGAGACTACGGCCTGGACTCCCTCAAGGCCGTGGCGCTCCTCCTGGGCGTCGAGGAGGCGTTGCGGGTCGAGCTGCGGCCGGACGTGCTCGACACCCAGCCGTGCACCGTACGATCCCTGAGCACCCACCTGAGCTCCCTGGCCAGCCGAAGCGCCTGA
- a CDS encoding iron-containing alcohol dehydrogenase: protein MKQQIPLDGHDVPYMCGIDCADTVAELVAASAGAADSVLFVMDGAVASHAAPVISRLSEHLRTETVQVVATESNKTLSLVGDIAEFAVSRGVTRGSVVVGMGGGMVGNVAGLTAALLFRGTRLIHLPTTPVAAFDSVVSVKQAVNLRGGKNLSGTYYAPSLIACDLRWLETVPPEQLRTGLSEMVKNVLAVIPEQWDTLMHALAAVSEGRTTEALPHLFDIGVTAKVPFLGRDPRERKEALVFEYGHTMGHALELASRGAMKHGEAVAWGMLVAAEVSHRLGFLTGEDLRSHYRIIDRLELPPARARIGAIDPMALEALLSTDNKRGYLRCADDEVAMVLLQSLGNPLVTGGSGYPLVPVRRGTLMSALHTVTEHIPEERSARWKKSSLS, encoded by the coding sequence TTGAAACAGCAGATACCGTTGGACGGGCACGACGTCCCATACATGTGCGGCATCGACTGTGCGGACACCGTGGCCGAGCTGGTGGCAGCCAGTGCCGGCGCTGCCGACTCCGTCCTGTTCGTCATGGACGGCGCGGTCGCCTCCCACGCGGCCCCCGTCATCAGCCGCCTCTCGGAGCATCTCAGGACCGAGACGGTGCAAGTCGTGGCGACCGAGTCGAACAAGACCCTGTCCCTGGTCGGAGACATCGCGGAGTTCGCCGTCAGCCGGGGCGTCACACGCGGTTCCGTCGTGGTGGGCATGGGCGGTGGAATGGTCGGCAACGTGGCCGGACTGACCGCTGCACTGCTCTTTCGCGGCACCCGGCTGATCCACCTGCCGACCACACCCGTGGCCGCGTTCGACTCGGTGGTGTCGGTGAAGCAGGCCGTCAACCTGCGCGGCGGGAAGAACCTGAGCGGGACGTACTACGCCCCCTCGCTCATCGCCTGCGACCTGCGCTGGCTGGAGACGGTTCCCCCCGAGCAACTGCGCACCGGGCTGTCGGAGATGGTGAAGAACGTGCTCGCGGTGATACCGGAGCAGTGGGACACGCTGATGCACGCCCTGGCCGCCGTGTCCGAGGGGCGCACCACGGAGGCGCTGCCCCACCTCTTCGACATCGGGGTGACGGCGAAGGTGCCCTTCCTCGGCCGCGACCCGCGCGAGCGCAAGGAGGCACTCGTCTTCGAGTACGGGCACACCATGGGCCACGCCCTGGAACTCGCCTCGCGCGGCGCCATGAAGCACGGCGAGGCCGTGGCCTGGGGCATGCTCGTCGCCGCCGAGGTCAGTCACCGACTCGGCTTCCTGACCGGCGAGGACCTGCGCAGTCACTACCGGATCATCGACCGGCTGGAGCTGCCGCCGGCCCGGGCGCGGATCGGCGCGATCGACCCGATGGCGCTGGAAGCGCTGCTGTCCACGGACAACAAACGGGGGTATCTCCGCTGCGCCGACGACGAGGTGGCCATGGTGCTCCTGCAATCGCTGGGCAACCCGTTGGTGACCGGGGGGAGCGGATACCCGCTCGTCCCCGTCCGGCGCGGGACCCTGATGTCGGCGCTGCACACCGTGACGGAGCACATCCCGGAGGAAAGGAGTGCACGATGGAAGAAGTCCAGCTTGTCGTGA
- a CDS encoding AMP-binding protein, translating to MADVSSQQVPHPAGERLHEFLLAAVRTGPDRPAVVEYAGPGDIRTTSYRQLARLAEEYADALAGAGLRVGDRVILQSDTSYPAIAMLIACSSLGAAFVPVGPRTPAHRLEWITGTVRPALHLRAEDPPPGHRSPQVASGVFGPDGIRFEPRPATGRGGGGWRLGVETDPAYVIFTSGTTGHPKGVVMSHRGVVAFYRGMLGCDLVEATDRVATTSPLQFDFSLLDIGLALGSGAAVVPVPRALLPWPRRFLRVLAETAATQVNGVPSVWRQPLLREPAMLAELRQIRGVLFCGEEFPAHEVRRLQELLPKARLTNCYGSTESMACSFAEVPSPLPDGQSRLPIGTAHAGAELMLVGEDGSPVEGAGMPGELHLRSPALFLGYWDDEPATRRALVPDPVAPWTGQKVLRTGDLAYRDDRGDFYFCGRVDSQVQIHGNRVELREIEHRLLSCPGVANAVALVVDDPDGVPLLAAVVVPDRADGCVDDAVLLSHCRDALPDYMIPQRVEVVSELPCTQNGKTDRKELAAWCRTARPTSKG from the coding sequence GTGGCAGACGTCAGTTCCCAGCAAGTGCCGCACCCCGCGGGTGAGCGGCTGCACGAGTTCCTGCTGGCGGCCGTGCGCACCGGCCCCGACCGGCCCGCCGTCGTCGAGTACGCGGGCCCGGGCGACATCCGCACGACGAGCTACCGCCAGCTGGCGCGCCTGGCCGAGGAGTACGCGGATGCCCTGGCGGGTGCGGGGCTGCGGGTGGGCGACCGGGTGATCCTGCAGTCCGACACCTCGTACCCGGCGATCGCGATGCTCATCGCCTGCTCGTCGCTCGGCGCGGCCTTCGTACCCGTCGGCCCACGCACCCCCGCGCACCGGCTGGAGTGGATCACCGGAACCGTCCGGCCGGCCCTGCACCTGCGAGCCGAAGACCCGCCGCCCGGTCACAGGTCGCCTCAGGTCGCCTCAGGTGTGTTCGGACCGGACGGCATACGGTTCGAGCCCCGGCCCGCGACGGGCCGGGGCGGCGGCGGATGGCGGCTCGGGGTCGAGACCGATCCTGCCTATGTCATCTTCACGTCCGGCACGACCGGCCACCCCAAGGGCGTCGTGATGAGCCATCGGGGCGTCGTCGCCTTCTATCGGGGCATGCTCGGATGCGACCTGGTGGAGGCCACCGACCGGGTGGCCACGACCTCTCCCCTGCAGTTCGACTTCTCCCTGCTGGACATCGGCCTGGCGCTCGGCAGCGGCGCGGCCGTCGTGCCGGTGCCGCGCGCGTTGCTGCCCTGGCCGCGGCGGTTCCTGCGCGTCCTGGCCGAGACGGCCGCCACCCAGGTCAACGGCGTGCCGTCCGTCTGGCGCCAGCCTCTGCTGAGGGAACCCGCCATGCTGGCCGAGCTGCGGCAGATCCGCGGAGTGCTGTTCTGCGGGGAGGAGTTCCCTGCGCACGAGGTACGGCGGTTGCAGGAACTGCTCCCCAAGGCGCGCCTGACCAACTGCTATGGCAGCACCGAGTCGATGGCGTGCTCCTTCGCCGAGGTCCCCAGCCCTCTTCCCGACGGCCAGAGCAGGCTGCCGATCGGCACCGCCCACGCGGGAGCCGAGCTGATGCTGGTGGGTGAGGACGGCAGCCCCGTGGAGGGTGCGGGCATGCCGGGCGAACTCCATCTCCGCAGCCCGGCGTTGTTCCTGGGCTACTGGGACGACGAGCCGGCCACACGCAGGGCCTTGGTGCCCGATCCGGTCGCGCCCTGGACGGGACAGAAGGTCCTGCGCACCGGTGACCTCGCCTACCGGGACGACCGGGGCGACTTCTACTTCTGCGGACGCGTCGATTCCCAGGTACAGATCCACGGCAACCGCGTGGAACTCCGGGAGATCGAGCACCGGCTGCTGTCGTGTCCCGGGGTGGCGAACGCCGTCGCCCTCGTCGTGGACGATCCGGACGGCGTCCCGCTGCTGGCCGCCGTCGTCGTACCGGACCGCGCGGACGGGTGCGTGGACGACGCCGTACTGCTCTCCCACTGCCGCGACGCCCTGCCGGACTACATGATCCCCCAGCGCGTCGAGGTGGTCAGCGAGCTGCCCTGCACCCAGAACGGAAAGACCGACCGCAAGGAACTGGCGGCTTGGTGCCGCACCGCACGGCCGACATCGAAGGGGTAG
- a CDS encoding acyl-CoA dehydrogenase family protein: MTAPAREATGARSTSAAAPAGEFSARCADVLGSMGRHATGRQVWAGLGSAGVLGETYRAQSPAAGVDRARLGALLAAVDAHVGIGSTLAVCVQIASSLPLLAAAAAPGPARDMAAGAVAGEAVVAFGATDEATGSDLAALSTTLRLDAEEIEVTGTKRWITNATQCDAALVLARHRPGRHFTSFTWVLVPVAAAGVTVEAADTELFDGSGTGHIRLDRVRLPRSQVVGRPGMALASFAEHIAVERLAGALWGVALCRRVLADTKRRLAARPYGDGSLWHLEGVRQRFADALVLVRQLRALTAELGDRVAVHHDTTAAALLKSSAAATVERVLAECAQLQGAEGFAAGGIQHLRAQAALFGIGGGTRELMLSVVGDAADTVLAELAD, encoded by the coding sequence GTGACCGCGCCGGCCCGGGAGGCCACCGGGGCACGGAGCACGTCGGCCGCCGCCCCGGCAGGGGAGTTCTCCGCGCGGTGCGCGGACGTGCTCGGCTCGATGGGGCGGCACGCCACGGGCCGGCAGGTCTGGGCCGGCCTCGGCTCGGCCGGAGTGCTGGGCGAGACCTACCGCGCCCAGTCCCCGGCGGCCGGCGTCGACCGCGCACGACTCGGTGCCCTGCTGGCCGCGGTGGACGCCCACGTGGGCATCGGCTCGACCCTGGCCGTCTGCGTCCAGATCGCCTCGTCCCTGCCGCTGCTGGCCGCCGCGGCGGCGCCCGGACCGGCCCGCGACATGGCCGCCGGGGCAGTCGCCGGTGAGGCCGTCGTGGCTTTCGGCGCGACGGACGAGGCGACGGGGTCCGACCTTGCGGCGCTGTCCACCACACTGCGGCTGGACGCGGAGGAGATCGAGGTCACCGGGACCAAACGCTGGATCACCAACGCCACCCAGTGCGACGCCGCCCTGGTGCTCGCCCGGCACCGGCCGGGCCGCCACTTCACCAGCTTCACGTGGGTGCTGGTGCCGGTGGCCGCGGCCGGAGTGACCGTGGAAGCCGCGGACACGGAGCTGTTCGACGGCTCGGGCACCGGTCACATCCGGCTGGACCGGGTGCGACTCCCCCGCAGCCAGGTCGTGGGCCGTCCCGGGATGGCTCTCGCCTCGTTCGCGGAACACATCGCGGTCGAACGACTGGCCGGCGCGCTGTGGGGGGTGGCGCTGTGCCGGCGCGTCCTCGCGGACACCAAGAGGCGCCTGGCGGCCCGCCCCTACGGCGACGGCTCCCTGTGGCACCTGGAGGGCGTGCGGCAGCGCTTCGCCGACGCACTGGTCCTGGTGCGGCAGCTGCGGGCGCTCACCGCCGAGCTCGGCGACCGCGTCGCCGTCCACCACGACACCACGGCGGCGGCGCTCCTCAAGAGCAGCGCCGCCGCCACCGTGGAACGCGTGCTCGCCGAGTGCGCCCAGCTCCAGGGCGCGGAGGGGTTCGCCGCCGGGGGGATCCAGCACCTGCGGGCGCAGGCCGCGCTGTTCGGCATAGGCGGCGGCACCAGGGAGCTGATGCTGTCGGTGGTCGGGGACGCCGCCGACACCGTACTGGCGGAACTCGCCGACTGA
- a CDS encoding phosphopantetheine-binding protein, whose amino-acid sequence MMDREFVEVVSSHLPFLNGRTLTASSSLRELGLDSMRSIDLLFALEDTFGASLPDEDLNDATFATAGSLWQALNAARTAAGAAGTAETAGSGT is encoded by the coding sequence ATGATGGACCGGGAGTTCGTCGAGGTGGTGTCGAGCCACCTGCCTTTCCTGAACGGCCGGACGCTGACCGCGAGTTCGTCGCTGCGGGAGCTCGGCCTGGACTCGATGCGCTCGATCGACCTGCTCTTCGCCCTCGAGGACACCTTCGGGGCCTCCCTGCCGGACGAGGACCTCAACGACGCCACCTTCGCCACCGCGGGCAGTCTGTGGCAGGCGTTGAACGCGGCACGGACGGCCGCCGGGGCGGCCGGAACCGCCGAGACCGCCGGCAGCGGCACGTGA
- a CDS encoding acyl carrier protein: MRTAIPESVRTELLDCIQVNLAVPADRWHGPRTHLALGAALRFRPRARPDELPSVEPLPGEQIEDACARLGLVVTRTADDLAGPDIAALADNGSVYAVGDAYDMPWLPYAGKQHMLHSFLVERGDREAVVTDAYRNETRWGTAVPGQFRTRWEELPAVRYARVIRPAADGPSALGPTLELGDPTTYLAAFEHCPDQHRAVEQLTVETWLLTRSRRLHAAFRAQREQTEDNSRVREHLRRWDDLAAHAFISLRRLRRGPVDLHGLLARLADALAADQDVFRLTPSAVAHP, encoded by the coding sequence ATGAGGACGGCAATTCCGGAGTCCGTGCGAACCGAACTGCTCGACTGCATCCAGGTCAACCTCGCCGTGCCGGCCGACCGGTGGCACGGTCCCCGTACGCATCTGGCGCTGGGGGCCGCACTGCGGTTCCGGCCGCGCGCACGTCCCGACGAACTTCCCTCGGTCGAACCGCTCCCGGGCGAGCAGATCGAGGACGCCTGTGCCCGGCTCGGGCTGGTCGTGACCAGGACGGCGGACGACCTCGCGGGTCCGGACATCGCCGCGCTCGCGGACAACGGCTCCGTGTACGCCGTCGGGGACGCCTACGACATGCCCTGGCTGCCGTACGCGGGCAAGCAGCACATGCTCCACAGCTTCCTGGTGGAGCGAGGTGACCGGGAGGCCGTGGTCACGGACGCCTACCGCAACGAGACACGGTGGGGCACCGCCGTTCCGGGCCAGTTCCGGACGAGGTGGGAGGAACTGCCCGCCGTCCGCTACGCGAGAGTGATCCGTCCCGCTGCGGACGGCCCGTCGGCCCTAGGACCCACGCTGGAGCTCGGCGATCCGACGACATACCTGGCCGCCTTCGAACACTGTCCCGACCAGCACCGGGCGGTCGAACAACTGACGGTCGAGACCTGGCTGCTGACGCGCTCCCGCCGACTGCACGCCGCGTTCCGTGCCCAGCGCGAGCAGACGGAGGACAACTCCCGGGTACGGGAACACCTCAGGCGCTGGGACGACCTCGCGGCGCACGCCTTCATCAGCCTGCGACGCCTGCGACGCGGACCCGTGGACCTCCACGGCCTCCTCGCCCGCCTGGCCGACGCTCTCGCCGCCGACCAAGACGTGTTCCGCCTGACACCCTCCGCCGTCGCCCATCCGTAA
- a CDS encoding KamA family radical SAM protein yields MTLLLDSPAEASRFRAWGPRHLDRIAERFGMDPQLRESIRLAARVLPFRVNDYVLTRLIEWDRAPDDPMFQLVFPQSDMLRDNERHRLARLIAANASESVIRDAVAGIRAGLNPHPSGQQEFNVPSLDGRRLPGLQHKYRETVLYFPGQGQTCHSYCTYCFRWAQFIGDQDLRFATPGPDDLVAYLRRHPEVSDVLVTGGDPLVMSADRLRQHVEPLLGVPSVRTIRIGTKAVAYWPQRFVTDRDADTTLRLFEEVTSTGRQLAVMAHFSHPREIGTDLARTAVARIRSTGASLYCQAPLIAHVNDDAAVWAELWRAESAMGAVPYYLFVERDTGPHGYFRVPLSRAVDLFHDAYRRLPGLARTVRGPVMSATPGKVVVDGVQDEPTGRYFQLRLLQARDPALVGRPFRARYSPSAYWLTDLVLDPATPGDLVRALRVGGADVPGAERGVMTAHAQGEQR; encoded by the coding sequence ATGACTCTTCTGCTCGACAGCCCGGCAGAGGCGAGCCGTTTCCGTGCCTGGGGGCCACGGCATCTGGACAGAATCGCCGAACGATTCGGAATGGACCCGCAGTTGCGGGAATCCATTCGTCTCGCCGCCCGAGTGCTGCCGTTCCGGGTCAACGACTACGTCCTCACGCGTCTCATCGAGTGGGACCGGGCCCCGGACGATCCGATGTTCCAACTCGTCTTCCCGCAGAGCGACATGCTGCGCGACAACGAACGTCACAGGCTTGCGCGACTGATCGCGGCCAACGCCTCCGAATCCGTCATACGCGACGCCGTGGCCGGAATCAGGGCCGGTCTGAACCCGCACCCCTCGGGGCAGCAGGAGTTTAATGTGCCGAGCCTCGACGGCCGGCGGCTTCCCGGTTTGCAGCACAAATACCGGGAGACGGTTCTCTATTTTCCCGGCCAGGGTCAGACCTGCCATTCCTACTGCACCTACTGCTTTCGCTGGGCCCAGTTCATCGGAGACCAGGATCTACGGTTCGCCACTCCCGGCCCGGATGACCTGGTCGCCTATCTGCGTCGGCATCCGGAGGTGAGCGACGTCCTGGTCACCGGAGGAGACCCGCTCGTGATGTCGGCTGACCGGCTGCGACAACACGTGGAGCCCCTGCTCGGTGTCCCAAGCGTCCGGACCATCCGAATCGGCACCAAAGCGGTGGCCTACTGGCCGCAGCGGTTCGTCACGGACCGGGACGCCGACACCACCCTCCGGCTGTTCGAGGAGGTGACCTCGACGGGCCGTCAGTTGGCCGTGATGGCCCACTTCAGCCACCCCCGGGAGATCGGCACCGACCTCGCCCGCACGGCCGTCGCGCGCATCCGCTCCACCGGGGCCTCCTTGTACTGCCAGGCCCCGTTGATCGCCCATGTCAACGACGACGCCGCGGTGTGGGCCGAGTTGTGGCGGGCCGAATCGGCGATGGGAGCCGTTCCGTACTACCTGTTCGTCGAACGCGACACCGGCCCGCACGGCTATTTCCGCGTGCCGCTGTCCCGCGCGGTGGACCTCTTCCACGATGCCTACCGTCGACTCCCCGGACTGGCCCGTACAGTCCGCGGCCCCGTCATGTCCGCCACCCCGGGAAAGGTGGTCGTCGACGGTGTCCAGGACGAACCGACGGGACGCTACTTCCAGCTGCGTCTCCTGCAGGCGCGTGACCCGGCACTCGTCGGCAGGCCGTTCCGGGCCCGGTACTCGCCTTCCGCCTACTGGCTCACGGACCTCGTCCTCGATCCGGCGACCCCGGGCGACCTCGTGCGGGCGCTGCGCGTGGGAGGGGCGGACGTCCCAGGCGCCGAGCGGGGCGTGATGACCGCCCACGCGCAAGGGGAACAGCGGTGA